In the genome of Nymphaea colorata isolate Beijing-Zhang1983 chromosome 9, ASM883128v2, whole genome shotgun sequence, one region contains:
- the LOC116260712 gene encoding LOW QUALITY PROTEIN: monooxygenase 2-like (The sequence of the model RefSeq protein was modified relative to this genomic sequence to represent the inferred CDS: inserted 1 base in 1 codon), giving the protein MPTVKKGDNPEVSEDLVIVGAGIGGVATALGLHRSLVLELADSLRASGFALTQWSNAWKAKDALGVGDLLIQHHTQLRSNAVEVRWVSRRMLVETPSKQLPHGIIRFGSKVVSIEQQDEKSXHLADGTLIRAKVLIGCDGVNSVVAKWLGLPELVSTIRGLAHYPEGHGFEPRFAQFFGNDARFGILPCDERTIYWFSTLSFNPQDDVADDVTMKDDPLKLREIVLSGIEGAREAVSVVEHTDLNSIMCSPLRYRSPWTMLWGHELRKGKVTMIEDAMHPMTPDQLGRCSALEDVVVLVRCLGEALLGITGSEEQRDQRVKDGLEKYVRKRRGRRFRLILTAYSVGRLQQSGGTTINFLRNRLLIRMLSWVTVQTSMFDCGKLQG; this is encoded by the exons ATGCCTACGGTCAAGAAAGGAGATAATCCAG AGGTCTCCGAGGATTTGGTGATTGTTGGTGCTGGTATTGGAGGTGTTGCAACAGCCCTAGGCCTTCACAG AAGCTTGGTCTTGGAGTTGGCCGATAGCCTAAGAGCCAGTGGGTTTGCTCTCACACAGTGGAGCAACGCCTGGAAAGCCAAGGACGCTCTCGGTGTTGGGGATCTACTTATACAACACCACACCCAACTTCGCAG cAACGCCGTTGAAGTGCGATGGGTTAGCCGACGGATGCTGGTGGAGACTCCATCGAAGCAGCTGCCGCATGGGATCATCAGGTTTGGATCCAAGGTGGTATCCATAGAACAACAAGATGAGAAGT TTCATTTGGCTGATGGAACCCTTATTAGAGCTAAG GTGCTGATAGGTTGTGATGGTGTGAACTCTGTGGTCGCCAAGTGGCTGGGGCTTCCAGAGCTCGTCTCCACCATAAGAGGACTCGCACACTACCCTGAAGGCCACGGCTTTGAACCCCGGTTTGCTCAGTTCTTTGGCAATGACGCTCGATTTGGGATCTTGCCTTGTGATGAGCGAACGATCTATTGGTTCTCTACTCTTTCTTTTAACCCTCAAG ATGATGTTGCAGATGATGTGACAATGAAAGACGACCCGCTGAAGCTGAGAGAAATTGTTTTAAGTGGAATAGAGGGGGCACGGGAAGCAGTGAGTGTCGTAGAGCACACCGACCTGAACTCCATAATGTGTTCACCTCTAAGGTACAGGTCGCCATGGACGATGCTGTGGGGTCATGAGCTCCGCAAGGGAAAGGTGACTATGATTGAGGATGCCATGCACCCAATGACTCCTGACCAATTGGGAAGATGCTCTGCTCTGGAGGATGTTGTGGTGCTTGTAAGGTGCTTGGGAGAAGCCCTCTTGGGGATCACGGGGAGTGAAGAACAGAGAGACCAAAGAGTGAAAGATGGACTGGAGAAGTATGTGAGGAAGAGGAGGGGAAGAAGGTTCAGGCTCATTTTGACGGCCTACTCGGTGGGGAGGCTGCAGCAGAGTGGTGGTACGACGATCAACTTCTTGAGGAATAGGTTGCTCATTAGGATGCTTTCTTGGGTCACAGTGCAGACTTCCATGTTTGACTGCGGGAAGCTTCAAGGATGA
- the LOC116261417 gene encoding uncharacterized protein LOC116261417 encodes MDRYQRVEKPRPEAPINENEIRITTQGRMRSYITYATTLLQEKGSNEIILKAMGRAINKTVMIVELIKRRIVGLHQITSIGSTDIVDTWEPLEEGLLTLETTRHVSMITIVLSKKELDNSSVGYQPPLPAEQVKPLNDFDYGAEASPGGGGRGRGSRGRGRGRGNGNAGGEYVNGGWDRGRGYNRGRGRGGFRGRGRSYGGPADTHHETNAYNDEAPVYGRGRGRGRGRGRGRGRGSNGSVNAAAAL; translated from the exons ATGGATCGGTACCAGAGGGTGGAGAAGCCACGGCCGGAGGCGCCCATCAACGAGAACGAGATCAGGATCACTACACAGGGAAGAATGCGGAGCTATATCACGTATGCAACTACTTTGCTCCAG GAAAAGGGTTCAAATGAGATCATCCTAAAGGCAATGGGAAGAGCTATCAACAAGACTGTGATGATTGTTGAGCTCATTAAG AGAAGGATTGTGGGTCTTCACCAAATTACATCAATTGGCTCAACCGACATAGTTGATACATGGGAACCGTTAGAAGAAGGCCTCCTTAC GTTGGAGACTACCAGGCATGTATCGATGATTACAATAGTCTTGTCAAAGAAGGAGCTGGACAATTCATCTGTAGG ATACCAGCCACCTTTACCTGCAGAGCAAGTCAAGCCATTGAATGACTTTGATTATGGAGCAG AGGCCTCTCCTGGTGGAGGTGGTAGAGGCCGTGGTTCTCGTGGACGGGGGCGAGGCAGAG GAAATGGTAATGCTGGCGGTGAATATGTCAATGGTGGCTGGGACAGAGGCCGAGGATACAACCGTGGTCGTGGGCGTGGTGGCTTCCGTGGACGTGGGAGAAGCTATGGTGGCCCAGCTGATACCCATCACGAAACTAATGCTTACAATGATGAAGCACCCGTCTATGGTAGAG GGCGTGGTCGTGGCAGGGGGCGTGGGCGTGGAAGGGGTCGTGGATCTAATGGTTCAGTCAATGCAGCTGCCGCACTGTAG